In Treponema denticola, one genomic interval encodes:
- a CDS encoding helix-turn-helix domain-containing protein translates to MSVFLIEQQNLVINRLRKEREKAGLSQLELALRADISQNMINYIETGKRTPSLDTLLKICHALNINPAVLFSDTEEEKEEAKKQVLDIIQRWM, encoded by the coding sequence ATGAGTGTGTTTTTAATAGAACAACAAAATCTTGTTATCAATAGACTTCGTAAAGAAAGAGAAAAAGCAGGTTTATCCCAGTTGGAATTGGCTTTGAGGGCGGATATTTCTCAAAATATGATCAATTATATTGAAACGGGTAAAAGAACCCCAAGCCTCGATACTCTTTTAAAAATTTGTCATGCTCTGAATATCAATCCGGCTGTTCTTTTTTCCGATACGGAAGAAGAAAAGGAAGAAGCAAAAAAGCAAGTTCTTGATATAATACAAAGATGGATGTAG
- a CDS encoding HNH endonuclease codes for MLKERTWENFIENINNGNQPSGFVWHHSDKKGIIQLVDEELHRYTNHTGGQKVWGGGSAAR; via the coding sequence ATATTAAAAGAAAGAACATGGGAAAATTTTATTGAAAATATTAATAATGGGAATCAGCCTTCAGGTTTTGTTTGGCATCATAGTGATAAGAAAGGTATAATACAATTAGTTGATGAAGAGTTACATAGATATACCAATCATACTGGCGGACAAAAAGTTTGGGGTGGTGGATCGGCTGCTAGATAA
- a CDS encoding type II toxin-antitoxin system VapC family toxin, translated as MSKKIFVDSDVILDILCQREPHYEYAAYVFSLSDTKKIVLYTTSLVFSNVYYILRKLLGIKKSKEALRKLRLLVKVIPVDEKEVDLALNSKFSDFEDALQYYTAMRHGIKILLTRNIKDYKEREIIVQTPEEFISDNKKIKV; from the coding sequence ATGAGTAAAAAAATATTTGTTGATTCAGATGTAATTTTAGATATTTTATGCCAACGTGAACCCCACTATGAATATGCTGCTTATGTATTTTCATTGAGTGATACAAAAAAAATTGTTTTATACACAACATCGTTGGTATTTTCAAATGTATATTATATACTTAGAAAGTTATTAGGTATAAAAAAATCAAAAGAAGCATTACGAAAACTGAGGTTGCTTGTTAAAGTAATACCTGTAGACGAAAAAGAAGTAGATTTAGCTTTGAATTCAAAGTTCTCAGATTTCGAAGATGCTTTACAATATTATACGGCAATGAGGCATGGAATAAAAATATTATTAACACGAAATATAAAAGATTATAAAGAAAGAGAAATAATAGTACAAACACCTGAAGAATTTATAAGCGATAATAAAAAAATTAAAGTCTAA
- a CDS encoding DUF6364 family protein — protein sequence MKTELILKIDKNIAESMRHYAVKNKKSMSKFVEDLFNNSMGITQRIGEISPLVKELSGIIKEQDLENISYMSYLEKKYE from the coding sequence ATGAAAACTGAATTGATTTTAAAAATAGATAAAAATATTGCTGAATCGATGAGACATTATGCGGTCAAAAATAAAAAAAGTATGTCAAAATTTGTTGAAGATCTTTTTAATAATTCAATGGGTATAACTCAAAGGATAGGAGAAATATCTCCGCTTGTCAAAGAATTGAGCGGCATTATAAAAGAGCAGGATTTAGAAAATATAAGTTATATGAGTTATTTGGAAAAAAAATATGAGTAA
- the tgt gene encoding tRNA guanosine(34) transglycosylase Tgt, with translation MKEKKEIFTLLHQDAASPARTGVLELPHGKVLTPAFMPVGTAATVKAMTKDALDEIGFEIILANTYHLFLRPGIEVIKAAGGLHGFSGWKKNLLTDSGGFQVFSLSQLRKITEEGVKFQSHIDGSRQFLSPEIAVELQTGFNSDIQMQLDICSSFGISKTQTLADLKITMNWLDRAFAAWHNTPDEYDGALFPIVQGGFFEDLRLQSLEAILKHEPRGIAIGGLSIGEPKALYQEYLSFTAKHIPKNKPLYVMGIGTPDYILEAVKNGVDIFDCVLPSRNARNGNLFTHEGAISIKRKEYEFDFNPIDSQCKCKVCRQYTRAYLRHLFRTKEILYSMLATYHNLAFLYSMVQDIREAIQNDSFNDYYKNLLKKYENRLD, from the coding sequence ATGAAAGAAAAAAAAGAAATTTTTACACTTTTACATCAAGATGCGGCTTCACCTGCAAGGACGGGAGTTTTGGAGCTGCCTCATGGAAAGGTGCTTACTCCGGCCTTTATGCCTGTGGGAACGGCGGCTACCGTAAAGGCGATGACAAAAGATGCCTTAGATGAAATAGGTTTTGAAATTATCTTGGCCAATACATATCATCTTTTTTTGCGGCCGGGAATTGAAGTTATAAAAGCGGCAGGAGGCTTACACGGCTTTTCAGGCTGGAAAAAAAACCTTTTAACCGATTCGGGGGGCTTTCAAGTTTTTTCGCTTTCACAATTAAGAAAAATTACCGAAGAAGGTGTAAAATTTCAAAGCCACATAGACGGAAGCCGTCAATTTTTAAGCCCTGAAATTGCGGTAGAATTGCAGACGGGCTTTAACAGCGACATTCAAATGCAGCTGGACATCTGCTCTTCTTTTGGGATAAGCAAAACCCAAACCCTTGCCGACCTTAAAATAACTATGAACTGGCTCGACAGGGCCTTTGCAGCTTGGCATAATACCCCCGATGAATATGACGGAGCCCTCTTTCCTATCGTGCAAGGCGGGTTCTTTGAAGACCTAAGACTTCAAAGTCTTGAAGCTATCTTAAAGCATGAGCCTAGGGGAATTGCCATAGGCGGCCTTTCCATAGGAGAACCTAAAGCCCTCTACCAAGAATATTTGAGTTTTACCGCAAAGCATATCCCAAAAAATAAACCTCTCTATGTAATGGGAATAGGAACCCCCGACTACATCCTCGAAGCCGTAAAAAACGGAGTCGATATTTTTGATTGTGTACTGCCTTCCCGAAATGCCCGGAATGGAAACCTTTTTACCCATGAAGGAGCCATTTCAATTAAGCGGAAAGAATACGAGTTTGACTTTAACCCGATCGATTCTCAATGCAAGTGCAAGGTTTGCCGACAATATACAAGGGCCTATTTGCGGCATTTATTTAGAACAAAAGAAATTTTATACTCAATGCTTGCAACCTATCATAACTTGGCTTTTTTATATAGTATGGTACAAGACATAAGAGAGGCCATTCAAAACGATTCTTTTAACGATTATTATAAAAACCTTTTAAAGAAATATGAAAACCGTTTAGACTGA
- a CDS encoding HEAT repeat domain-containing protein yields the protein MKTLKKELNFFLKPGVLSLLFILSLAVLLGAQETAQPPAENQAAQADEKKEKEVSEFEEKRDTILYGIGDDILELIKRLKADEDDRFDADLQKVFAETKIPAIREALFAYFAEKKNDCLKADALMLLENKDDAPQETVRSAISYIRDLEIYEGIDFLRQILKDEQDEYRDLCISAIGKIGKPEDAVFLTELFDSEASDDEKKSLIIKQNIMFALEELHTPEISDFLIRVAEDSDENSIIRGSAASALGKIGNENAVPVLSELFEDKDPVLRTAAIKGIAGFKDAKAKNILTQAFKDSYYKVRLQAVQSAKEEKAEDAVPFILYRAKKDPENVVKLAAIEALSHFNNAEANEWLIDSFNEERTGLSIRLKIAESLLKNNFDVIFDDVKKAALKAISDKQKNKFSAELGKVISTVENRGTAPIAEAYLNHKDPIFKSIGLDMFKRNKYPELVPLVSLIAEDEKNGALSRRAKDLLQSGNTNGSQNNQTGTK from the coding sequence ATGAAAACCCTAAAAAAAGAATTAAACTTTTTTTTAAAACCCGGCGTACTAAGCCTCTTATTTATTTTAAGCTTAGCAGTTCTACTTGGAGCCCAAGAAACCGCCCAGCCTCCTGCAGAAAATCAGGCAGCTCAAGCTGATGAAAAAAAGGAAAAAGAAGTTTCGGAATTTGAAGAAAAAAGAGATACGATTCTTTACGGCATCGGCGACGATATCTTGGAGCTTATAAAAAGGCTAAAAGCCGATGAAGATGACCGCTTTGATGCCGATTTACAGAAAGTATTTGCCGAGACCAAGATTCCTGCAATCAGAGAAGCCTTATTTGCTTACTTTGCCGAAAAAAAGAACGATTGCTTAAAGGCCGATGCCCTCATGCTCTTAGAAAATAAAGATGACGCCCCCCAAGAAACCGTACGTTCAGCGATCTCCTACATACGGGACCTTGAGATATATGAAGGCATAGATTTTTTAAGACAAATCTTAAAAGATGAACAAGACGAATACAGGGACCTTTGTATTTCGGCAATAGGAAAAATAGGAAAACCGGAAGATGCCGTTTTCCTTACAGAGCTTTTTGACTCCGAGGCCTCTGATGACGAAAAAAAATCACTGATAATAAAACAAAACATAATGTTTGCCTTGGAAGAGCTGCACACTCCCGAAATCAGTGATTTTTTAATTAGAGTCGCTGAAGATTCCGATGAAAATTCCATCATAAGAGGTAGTGCAGCTTCAGCTCTTGGAAAAATCGGCAACGAAAATGCTGTTCCGGTTTTGTCGGAACTTTTTGAAGATAAGGATCCGGTTTTAAGAACAGCTGCGATAAAGGGCATTGCAGGCTTTAAGGATGCAAAAGCCAAAAACATCTTAACTCAAGCCTTTAAGGATTCCTATTATAAAGTAAGGCTTCAAGCCGTTCAGTCTGCAAAAGAAGAAAAAGCAGAAGATGCCGTTCCTTTTATCTTATACCGTGCAAAAAAAGATCCTGAAAATGTTGTAAAACTGGCCGCCATTGAAGCCCTCTCACATTTTAACAATGCGGAAGCAAACGAATGGCTTATAGATTCTTTTAATGAAGAAAGGACAGGCTTATCAATCCGCTTAAAAATTGCCGAAAGCCTTTTAAAGAATAATTTTGATGTAATTTTCGATGATGTAAAGAAGGCTGCATTAAAAGCTATTTCGGACAAACAAAAAAATAAATTTTCCGCAGAGCTCGGCAAGGTTATTTCAACAGTTGAAAACAGAGGAACGGCGCCTATAGCCGAGGCCTATCTAAACCATAAGGATCCGATTTTTAAGAGTATAGGGCTTGATATGTTCAAACGGAATAAATATCCCGAGCTGGTGCCTCTTGTTTCCTTAATTGCCGAAGACGAAAAAAACGGAGCTTTAAGCCGACGAGCTAAAGACCTCTTACAATCCGGTAATACAAACGGCTCTCAAAATAATCAAACAGGCACTAAATAA
- the recO gene encoding DNA repair protein RecO, whose translation MANRSWSSEALVLSLKTFGEGHRNALLLLPDTEHSCKLVDAAVFGGPKSKLRSMVIPYHTGEVWIYSNPIKNSNKISDFKVSDYRIGLSDNLTRIWCAAFAAELAVKLKGNIDWQIINSFLTGIAVSSESECRTALLRFLWRVISLSGLAPDMEHCCRCGIRVSSNIPETDCFNKSVSAFSYTEKNSFFVPHEDSCVCSSCLDKHEPAFPLSGESLLYLFAVQNLIPKISRELNLSDQAYAELKDFLFYLIRLAAGSNFKTLESCNFLL comes from the coding sequence ATGGCAAACCGCTCTTGGTCTTCCGAAGCCCTTGTTCTTTCATTGAAGACATTCGGGGAGGGACACAGAAACGCCCTCCTCCTCTTACCCGATACGGAACACTCCTGCAAGTTGGTAGATGCAGCCGTCTTCGGCGGACCGAAAAGCAAACTGCGAAGCATGGTCATTCCTTATCATACAGGAGAAGTTTGGATTTATTCCAACCCCATAAAAAATTCAAACAAGATAAGCGACTTTAAGGTAAGCGACTACCGCATAGGCCTCAGCGATAACCTGACCCGTATTTGGTGTGCCGCCTTTGCAGCCGAATTAGCCGTAAAGCTTAAGGGAAACATCGATTGGCAAATCATAAATTCCTTTTTAACGGGAATTGCCGTTTCTTCCGAGAGCGAATGCCGAACAGCCCTGCTCCGTTTTTTGTGGAGGGTAATCTCCTTATCGGGTCTTGCCCCGGATATGGAACATTGCTGCCGCTGCGGAATAAGGGTTTCAAGTAACATACCGGAAACGGATTGCTTTAATAAAAGTGTTTCAGCCTTTTCTTACACCGAAAAAAACTCTTTTTTCGTTCCGCATGAGGATTCTTGCGTTTGCAGTTCCTGCCTTGATAAACACGAACCGGCCTTTCCCCTTTCAGGCGAAAGCCTTTTATACCTCTTTGCAGTTCAAAATCTTATCCCTAAAATTTCAAGAGAATTAAACCTATCGGATCAAGCCTACGCCGAGTTAAAAGATTTTTTATTCTATCTTATAAGGCTCGCAGCAGGTTCAAATTTTAAAACCCTTGAATCCTGTAATTTTCTGTTGTAA
- a CDS encoding AlbA family DNA-binding domain-containing protein, with the protein MKENRFTEFKEDLSSGFLKTVSAFANFGTGKILFGIKDDGSIKGIQNPDKMCLDIENKINDSIQPKPDFSFSINRNTGVITLEVKDGVFKPYLYKGKAYRRSDTATVEVDQIELKRLILMGGMIK; encoded by the coding sequence ATGAAAGAAAATAGATTTACGGAATTTAAAGAAGACCTTAGTTCCGGCTTTTTAAAAACGGTTTCGGCTTTTGCCAACTTCGGTACCGGAAAAATATTGTTTGGAATTAAAGACGACGGTTCTATAAAAGGAATTCAAAATCCTGATAAGATGTGTTTGGATATTGAAAATAAAATCAATGACAGTATTCAGCCAAAGCCTGACTTTTCTTTTTCCATTAACCGCAATACCGGCGTAATCACATTAGAAGTAAAAGACGGAGTATTTAAACCCTATTTATATAAGGGAAAAGCATACAGGCGAAGCGATACGGCAACAGTCGAAGTAGATCAAATTGAATTAAAACGGCTGATTTTAATGGGAGGTATGATAAAATAG
- a CDS encoding IS110 family transposase, with protein sequence MTFFIGVDLHKTQFTVHVRTEERSETLNQIRQYKTDDKGYADFMTRIKAYKEIGAVVKIGVESTGNTRFFKHEVEKAGAEVTVINTLKFKVITESAKKTDKHDACTISEFLSKDMLPESYLCSKETENMRRLLKSRERLVRSIVGQKNEVHALLVSMGLKDESRSLQSKKKDAREFWTSLSRITTTCSRHNQYN encoded by the coding sequence ATGACATTTTTTATTGGCGTGGATTTGCACAAAACACAGTTTACAGTTCATGTAAGAACGGAAGAAAGGTCTGAAACCCTAAATCAGATAAGACAATATAAAACTGATGACAAAGGTTATGCCGACTTTATGACAAGAATAAAAGCTTACAAAGAAATCGGAGCTGTTGTAAAAATTGGAGTTGAATCAACAGGGAACACCCGTTTTTTCAAACACGAGGTAGAAAAAGCCGGAGCAGAAGTTACAGTCATAAATACTTTGAAGTTCAAGGTTATAACTGAATCTGCTAAAAAAACTGATAAGCATGATGCTTGTACAATTTCAGAGTTTCTTTCAAAAGACATGCTACCTGAAAGCTATCTTTGCAGTAAAGAAACTGAAAATATGAGGCGGCTTTTAAAGTCTAGGGAAAGGCTGGTTCGCTCGATAGTAGGTCAAAAGAATGAAGTTCATGCTCTTTTGGTAAGTATGGGGCTAAAAGATGAAAGCAGGAGCCTACAAAGTAAAAAAAAGGACGCCAGAGAGTTCTGGACGTCCTTGAGTCGAATAACGACAACGTGCTCGAGGCACAATCAGTACAACTGA
- a CDS encoding transposase yields MEESVKIIEKQLTELTKDDQMVNRLLSIRGCGKITAWTIRAYTEDMGRFASAKKYAAFCGLVPWVSDSNESIRHGKITKRGPQELRVSFVQLVMGIRRCKDTACWRLMQRYEYMKTHKGSGKSIIAAARKLAEIVWAMLSNKEDFDCEKMKGTYNRMNLAV; encoded by the coding sequence ATGGAAGAAAGTGTCAAGATAATAGAAAAACAACTTACAGAATTGACAAAGGATGATCAAATGGTAAATCGTCTTTTGAGTATACGAGGTTGTGGAAAGATAACGGCATGGACTATAAGAGCCTATACTGAGGATATGGGAAGGTTTGCAAGTGCAAAAAAATATGCAGCCTTTTGCGGACTTGTTCCATGGGTGTCTGATTCTAATGAAAGTATTAGGCATGGAAAAATTACGAAGCGAGGCCCGCAGGAATTAAGAGTGAGCTTTGTACAATTGGTAATGGGTATAAGACGTTGCAAAGATACTGCCTGTTGGCGTTTAATGCAGCGTTATGAATATATGAAAACACATAAGGGCAGCGGAAAGTCAATCATAGCCGCTGCGAGGAAGTTGGCAGAGATTGTATGGGCAATGCTCAGCAATAAAGAAGATTTTGACTGTGAAAAGATGAAAGGAACATACAACCGTATGAATCTTGCAGTTTAA
- a CDS encoding ATP-binding protein, translating to MSFEELPSPAQDLTFESFFRIIQQKLKLESLSTDVLKTLGFYTKKGEFNHAAALFADKNNFSGIDMVRFGASISEILDRDILTNKSILEEYNQAIFFFEKYYQYEKIEGMERILIERIPIEAFRETLANAIVHRVWDIPAHIRIAMYPDRIEIYSPGGLPSGISKEEYLKGYISRLRNPIIANVFFRLHLIEMFGTGIKRIMDCYEEYEVKPIFDISENNICVTLPVVDRKKEVNSDEMIILEILSKGIRLSSSELVLKSGFGKNKVVRLIGSLLEKNYVQKEGRGRGIKYYV from the coding sequence ATGTCCTTTGAGGAGCTGCCGTCCCCTGCACAAGATTTGACCTTTGAGTCCTTTTTTCGGATTATTCAACAAAAATTAAAACTGGAAAGCTTAAGTACCGATGTCCTAAAGACTCTCGGCTTTTATACGAAAAAAGGAGAGTTTAATCATGCTGCTGCATTATTTGCAGATAAAAATAACTTCTCCGGTATTGATATGGTTCGGTTCGGAGCCTCAATCAGCGAAATTTTAGATAGGGATATTTTGACAAATAAATCAATCTTAGAAGAATATAATCAGGCAATTTTCTTTTTTGAAAAATATTATCAATATGAAAAAATTGAAGGAATGGAGCGGATTTTAATTGAACGCATACCGATAGAAGCTTTCCGAGAAACTCTTGCTAATGCAATCGTTCATAGGGTCTGGGATATTCCGGCACATATTCGTATTGCTATGTACCCCGATAGAATAGAAATATATTCCCCCGGCGGATTACCCTCAGGTATCAGCAAGGAAGAATATTTGAAGGGCTATATCTCCAGATTGCGGAATCCAATTATAGCCAATGTTTTTTTTAGATTACACCTAATAGAAATGTTTGGAACAGGTATCAAGCGTATCATGGACTGCTATGAAGAATATGAGGTAAAACCGATTTTTGATATTTCAGAAAACAATATTTGTGTAACTCTTCCCGTTGTCGACCGAAAAAAAGAAGTAAATTCGGATGAAATGATTATTCTGGAAATTTTGTCAAAAGGAATACGATTATCCAGCAGTGAGCTGGTTTTAAAAAGCGGTTTTGGAAAGAATAAGGTTGTAAGACTTATCGGTTCTTTGCTTGAAAAAAACTATGTTCAAAAAGAAGGACGCGGCAGAGGCATAAAATATTATGTATAG
- a CDS encoding RecQ family ATP-dependent DNA helicase, translating to MKNQNLKGNEELYRLEDTPDDLYCPFVCETDNPEYSLEKTEDAVAVCAKNVFGIPSLYPWQRLAIANILDAVHAVEARIEAEQTELKNKDEEDSDKDAKTKLLQKINSNTEEEKITSLYDEDGIMRGRQIILLPTGAGKSLCFQVPALLLDGPTVIIYPLLALMSDQFRRMAEGGLEPVIFKGGQTKEEREAQLARMEGSDGKPPAKLIIANPEVLSGGTLIDRIAACNVVHLAIDEAHCVTEWGDSFRPAYLELTNIIKKLHPFAVSAFTATASPPVLQRIAEILFEGRAHLVRGESDRTNIIYFVKHCRVKNPALLEEVQKRKRPMVIFCSSRKGTEQTASFLRLRLNDENIRFYHAGLEREEKAETEKWFHEHKSGILICTCAWGMGVDKKDVKTVIHMDPSPTAEAYIQEAGRGGRDGSIAEAVLLWSPADKKRIELLPEKQRLRAGVLKDFAESGKCRRAVLLKALGETRAEASNPDEEVIACSGCDICNKTAVQYPEDEKLFIKLIKANKRIFTQNEAIDFFSSKKTFWEAGDVKRLSAELLEEGLIKKLKTPLWKDKLSV from the coding sequence ATGAAAAATCAAAATTTAAAAGGAAACGAAGAGTTGTACCGATTGGAGGATACGCCGGATGACCTTTATTGTCCCTTTGTCTGCGAGACCGATAATCCCGAATACAGTTTGGAAAAAACCGAAGATGCCGTTGCAGTTTGTGCAAAAAACGTTTTCGGTATTCCGTCGCTCTATCCTTGGCAGAGGCTTGCAATAGCCAATATCTTAGATGCGGTTCACGCAGTGGAAGCCCGCATTGAAGCCGAACAAACCGAACTTAAAAATAAAGATGAGGAAGATTCGGACAAGGATGCAAAAACAAAATTGCTGCAAAAAATTAACTCAAACACCGAAGAAGAAAAAATAACGTCCCTTTACGATGAGGATGGAATTATGCGGGGCAGGCAAATTATTCTCCTTCCCACAGGTGCCGGAAAATCTTTGTGCTTTCAAGTTCCTGCCCTCCTGCTGGACGGGCCTACAGTAATCATCTATCCCCTCCTAGCCCTTATGAGCGATCAGTTTAGGCGAATGGCGGAGGGCGGACTTGAGCCTGTTATCTTTAAGGGCGGGCAAACTAAAGAAGAAAGAGAAGCCCAGCTTGCACGCATGGAAGGGAGTGACGGCAAACCTCCTGCAAAGCTCATAATCGCAAACCCCGAAGTTCTTTCAGGCGGAACTCTTATAGATAGGATTGCAGCCTGCAATGTGGTTCACTTGGCAATAGACGAGGCGCACTGCGTTACCGAATGGGGAGACAGTTTTAGACCTGCCTATCTTGAACTTACAAACATAATCAAAAAGCTTCATCCATTCGCCGTTTCAGCTTTTACGGCAACGGCGAGTCCTCCGGTTTTACAGCGTATAGCCGAAATTCTTTTTGAGGGCAGGGCTCATTTGGTTCGAGGCGAATCGGATAGAACAAATATAATTTATTTTGTAAAGCATTGCAGGGTAAAAAATCCTGCCCTTCTTGAAGAGGTGCAAAAAAGGAAAAGACCTATGGTCATCTTTTGTTCCAGCCGAAAGGGAACTGAACAGACAGCTTCATTCTTACGGCTCCGCTTAAATGATGAAAATATAAGATTTTATCATGCGGGTCTCGAAAGAGAAGAAAAAGCCGAAACAGAAAAATGGTTCCATGAACATAAAAGCGGTATACTGATATGTACTTGTGCTTGGGGGATGGGTGTCGATAAGAAGGATGTTAAAACTGTAATTCACATGGATCCTTCTCCTACTGCCGAAGCCTATATTCAAGAAGCAGGAAGGGGCGGGCGTGACGGGAGCATTGCCGAAGCAGTTCTGCTATGGTCGCCTGCCGATAAAAAAAGGATAGAGCTTTTACCCGAAAAACAGCGTCTTAGGGCAGGAGTTCTTAAAGACTTTGCCGAAAGCGGAAAGTGCCGCAGGGCGGTTCTATTAAAGGCTCTCGGTGAAACAAGGGCAGAAGCTTCTAATCCTGATGAAGAAGTAATCGCCTGTTCGGGCTGCGATATTTGTAATAAAACGGCGGTTCAATATCCCGAGGACGAAAAGCTTTTTATAAAACTTATAAAAGCAAATAAAAGAATTTTTACTCAAAATGAAGCTATCGATTTTTTTTCTTCAAAGAAAACATTTTGGGAAGCCGGGGATGTAAAGCGTTTAAGTGCAGAGCTGCTTGAAGAGGGGCTTATCAAAAAACTGAAAACCCCTCTTTGGAAAGATAAGCTCAGTGTTTAG
- the rbr gene encoding rubrerythrin: MQSLKGTKTEQNILSAFIGESQARNKYTFWASTAEKEGFVQIARIFIETAEQEREHAKRLFNFLEGGEVTVSATAPAGVVGTTLENLRQAAAGENHEWQHMYPEFAKTAREEGFPLIAAVMESIAVAEKYHAERYEAFIKRLEENSMWVQESPTTWKCLNCGFIVVSKNAPEKCPACAHPKAYFARLEESF; encoded by the coding sequence ATGCAATCATTAAAAGGAACAAAGACCGAACAAAACATTCTTTCGGCTTTTATCGGAGAGTCTCAGGCTCGTAATAAGTACACATTTTGGGCAAGCACGGCCGAAAAAGAAGGCTTTGTGCAAATCGCAAGAATTTTTATCGAAACGGCAGAGCAGGAAAGGGAACATGCAAAACGCCTTTTTAATTTTTTAGAAGGCGGAGAAGTTACCGTTTCGGCTACGGCACCTGCAGGCGTGGTAGGCACAACTTTGGAAAATCTAAGGCAAGCGGCCGCCGGTGAAAATCATGAATGGCAGCACATGTATCCGGAGTTTGCTAAAACTGCAAGGGAAGAAGGTTTTCCTTTAATCGCTGCCGTTATGGAGAGCATCGCTGTTGCCGAAAAATACCATGCAGAAAGGTATGAGGCCTTTATCAAAAGGCTCGAAGAGAATTCTATGTGGGTACAAGAAAGTCCGACAACATGGAAGTGCTTAAACTGCGGCTTTATCGTGGTCAGCAAAAACGCTCCCGAAAAATGTCCTGCCTGTGCTCATCCTAAAGCTTATTTTGCCCGTTTAGAAGAAAGTTTTTAA
- a CDS encoding DUF1295 domain-containing protein gives MYKLIFTFNIAQLVLFGVGLICFVVLFFVPAGYGKMINKKWGFSFNNKIAWFMMEVPTLITMIVLMCVWAKPENFVRIIIGLFFVLHYAQRVLIFPFLLKGKSKMPLLIVLMGITFNTINTFLIGAWLFYLSPKSMYQVSWLYDPRFIIGVLVFLLGMAINIDSDKYIRSLRKPGDNSHYFPHKRMYKYVSSANYFGEILEWFGFALLSWSFVGLLFAFWTCANLVPRAYTINKRYKEEFPEEFAALKPKRVFPFIF, from the coding sequence ATGTATAAATTGATATTTACTTTTAATATTGCTCAACTTGTCTTATTCGGTGTCGGTTTGATTTGTTTTGTAGTACTGTTTTTTGTACCGGCCGGATACGGTAAAATGATAAATAAAAAATGGGGATTTTCCTTTAATAATAAAATTGCTTGGTTTATGATGGAAGTTCCTACACTGATTACTATGATTGTACTAATGTGTGTGTGGGCTAAACCTGAAAATTTTGTAAGAATTATAATCGGCCTTTTTTTTGTACTGCACTATGCCCAGCGTGTTCTGATATTCCCGTTTTTACTTAAGGGAAAAAGTAAGATGCCTCTTCTCATAGTTCTAATGGGTATTACTTTTAACACGATAAACACCTTTTTAATAGGTGCATGGCTTTTTTACCTTTCACCTAAGAGTATGTATCAAGTTTCATGGCTCTATGATCCGCGTTTTATAATAGGAGTTCTTGTCTTTTTACTCGGAATGGCTATAAACATAGATTCGGACAAGTATATACGCTCCTTACGAAAGCCCGGGGATAATTCTCATTATTTTCCGCATAAAAGAATGTATAAATATGTTTCAAGTGCCAATTATTTCGGCGAAATATTGGAATGGTTCGGGTTTGCTCTATTATCGTGGAGTTTTGTAGGCCTCTTGTTTGCTTTTTGGACTTGTGCAAACCTTGTTCCTAGGGCCTATACTATAAATAAAAGATACAAGGAAGAATTTCCTGAAGAATTTGCAGCCTTAAAACCTAAGAGGGTATTTCCTTTTATATTTTAA